A portion of the Malassezia japonica chromosome 3, complete sequence genome contains these proteins:
- the SEC20 gene encoding Protein transport protein sec20 (TransMembrane:1 (i205-227o); COG:U; EggNog:ENOG503NXYN): MAEVLPRDVRVLRDQAARRVRDVRDVQFAQISQCRTPAELAETEQELHATLAKIGALVRQVADEAPDGSTPAECAAIEAAAREDRKTLDALRLEARKCLLGAQRTVQAAAENAARDALQLGSQNAKERTKKASGDRAEAASEEVTSALQRTVALMSTELEKSGFSAQLLEESSEGLAQISEAYQSFGSLLRNSVDLIKQMERQELWDLGVLVASLSFFVGCIAYILYVRVISKGLSVLGLAWRATGIVKHIPGMSHSAASLAATASVATAMRRSPAEAPRKRVHRDDPIADATRGMPDTPLPSPSTWTRPRGAMRGVDARRNAEAFRDAEAQAEAEARQLREAQEEEAHRQREAQEDEARRAAIAQREQAELEARFAELESDALRDLPVRTATTAASPLAKKPRRKMGTMDVPQSTAQTIKRATPAPDEPSRVLAGEAESHTDAAPEAAPEPAPAPVPDVPQESVMEPVPEPMPEAVSRVGSVVPVTGSSGAQQTASPEEREMRTTSVSTGGDATSSAEFLAEPSASSNAVSATSAAADAGGSVSSTKGEPTPSASVLSKEERASDPASVASSSSDDAEAASRGASHDEAASHDASRDDATYSDASRDVADATSAAHAPPSSSVFTTSAASVAPSSSDVSSTIQVPSTTLLDATSSTPAPATSPLTTPSPRDAHVSKAAAALSLASASLESAAATLAPEVYSAASAKLHSASVSLDQVLAPTTTAEPLLSKAASAVHALGHAPSAVGDVLGKASSVVSDAFVPTPTSLHDEL, from the coding sequence AtggccgaggtgctgccgagggacgtgcgcgtgctgcgcgaccaggcagcgcggcgcgtacgcgacGTACGTGACGTGCAGTTTGCACAGATCTCCCAGTGCCGCACTCCTGCGGAGCTGGCCGAGACCGAGCAGGAACTCcatgcgacgctcgccaagatcggcgcgctggtgcgccaagtcgccgacgaggcgccggacgGCAGTACACCTGCTGAGTGTGCTGCCATtgaggccgccgcgcgcgaagACCGCAAAACACTCGATGCACTCCGCTTGGAGGCCAGGAAATGCCTGCTGGGCGCCCAGCGCACTGtccaggccgccgccgagaaTGCGGcacgcgatgcgctccaaCTCGGCTCCCAGAATGCCAAGGAGCGCACGAAAAAGGCGTCgggcgaccgcgccgaggcagcATCCGAGGAAGTGACGTCTgcgctccagcgcaccGTCGCACTGATGTCGACCGAACTCGAAAAGTCGGGCTTTTCTGCTCAGCTTCTCGAAGAGTCCTCGGAAGGACTCGCGCAGATCTCCGAGGCATACCAGTCATTCGggtcgctgctgcgcaactCGGTCGACCTGATCAAGCAGATGGAGCGCCAAGAGCTCTGggacctcggcgtgctcgtcgcgtcCCTCTCCTTCTTTGTAGGGTGCATCGCCTACATTCTGTATGTGCGCGTCATCAGCAAAGGCCTCTCGGTCCTGGGCCTCGCATGGCGCGCCACGGGCATTGTGAAGCATATCCCAGGCATGTCGCACTCCGCCGCATCGCTCGCGGCCacggcgtcggtcgcgacggctatgcgccgctcgccggcaGAAGCGCCGCGGAAGCGCGTGCACCGTGACGATCCGATCGccgacgcgacgcgtggCATGCCGGACACGCCGCTTCCGTCTCCGTCGACGtggacgcggccgcgtggCGCGATGCGTGGCGTCGACGCCCGGCGGAACGCCGAGGCGttccgcgacgccgaggcacaagccgaggccgaggcgcgtcagctgcgcgaggcgcaggaagAAGAGGCGCACCGCCAGCGCGAAGCACAGGAAGACGAGGCACGCCGGGCGGCAATTgcccagcgcgagcaggcggagctcgaggcgcgctttgcggagctcgagtcggatgcgctgcgcgacttgcccgtgcgcacggccacgacggccgcctcgccgctggCCAAGAAGCCGCGCAGGAAGATGGGTACGATGGACGTGCCGCAGTCTACGGCACAGACCATCAAGCgtgcgacgcccgcgccaGACGAGCCCAGCCGCGTCCtggccggcgaggcggaaTCGCATACGGATGCCGCGCCGGAAGCGGCGCCGGAGcctgcaccggcgcctGTGCCTGACGTGCCCCAGGAGAGCGTCATGGAGCCTGTGCCGGAGCCGATGCCCGAGGCCGTCTCGCGTGTGGGGTCGGTGGTGCCCGTGACGGGCTCGAGTGGCGCGCAGCAAACAGCGAGTCCagaggagcgcgagatgCGGACCACGAGTGTGTCTACGGGGGGCGATGCTACCTCGTCTGCCGAgttcctcgccgagcccaGTGCGTCGAGCAATGCGGTATCGGCCacgtcggcagcggcggacGCGGGAGGCAGTGTGTCGAGTACAAAAGGAGAGCCTACGCCCAGTGCTAGTGTCTTGTCGAAGGAGGAGCGTGCCTCTGATCCTGCCAGTGTCGCATCATCGTCGAGTGATGATGCCGaggcagcgtcgcgcggtGCCTCGCATGACGAGGCGGCGTCTCATGATGCCTCGCGAGACGATGCGACGTACAGCGATGCCTCGCGTGACGTGGCCGATGCCACCAGCGCTGCACATGCCCCGCCCTCCTCCAGCGTATTTACGACAAGCGCTGCCAGTGTCgcgccctcgtcgagcgacgtgtcGAGCACGATCCAAGTGCCGAGCACCACGTTGCTCGACGCTACCTCGTCGACCCCCGCCCCTGCCACTTCCCCTCTAACGACCCCCTCCCCTCGTGATGCCCATGTGAGCAAAGCCGCGGCCGCCCTGAGtctcgcctcggcgtcgctcgagtctgccgccgcgacgctcgcgcccgaAGTGTacagcgcggcctcggccaagCTGCACTCTGCCTCGGTCTCGCTCGACCAGGTGCTTGCCCCCACGACTACCGCCGAGCCCCTGCTCAGCAAGGCCGCGTCCGCGGTCCACGCCCTcggccacgcgccgagcgctgtgggcgacgtgctcggcaaagCGTCGTCGGTCGTGTCGGATGCCTTCGTTCCTACCCCCACGTCGCTTCACGACGAACTGTAA
- the RGP1 gene encoding Golgi membrane exchange factor (Ric1p-Rgp1p) subunit (EggNog:ENOG503NWFK; COG:S), translated as MEARSALVVAVTPRQPSVFAGEELECVITFTNTNTLRSVDEGRANPAKAYAQRRVVSHAFSSTSQAKVDEVAGRLGKVGFATDTAHGTTLGRGVPPRRHRKFASRSEQWPDRKSRLPASHPHARQKSVVEHQVEDLSRAFQLQEKEEEDEEEAPPPVPESPMPDTYGVGQTAGVDSALRDSLTSWSREQADVLPPARKLHPSPLFPDPYALPDGHEKLIWAFAQFGGTMELDRALVRPADFDQLRLRLSRGELAPSTPQTPATPGDTPRLVGGGELGYDTEVEAGSLEFETGYSDTDLKAEHTPSVAALTALLFRYARSPTPQSGASRAPHTPRHMRSGSTLSDMRARALFSRTLPTYSTPPTILGIDMVLAPGESRSFTFRLRIPPDLPPSFHGHAAHFDYYMTVGTNRIDGALPGTQQSRLLHVPIRVYNHVGPSGAAACFDLLNPIVSLQPEAEVAYADADDLSEREKTAAFVRQVLDGDAASATALRGDTMEHRCMDTVNDLARTAGKVSYDIAKDGHVAAVLTLARARYRLGDAVQALVRMNLPGARVRIVRLAASLESHEEIDASLALLPGQRTQKQTRQVYATHHESTLDTRQTSIVLTIPSGATPEFATSGVKLKWTLRVSLLTQTSALQSDQGSVGIAPVPHWAPESDAYAAFHTAFQRTPALAGVVQDDEKRVATKLEIVECSVPIGVLPNSSKSRTVPIELYA; from the exons ATGGAAGCGCGGTCGGCGCTGGTGGTGGCCGtcacgccgcggcagccCTCGGTGTTTGcgggcgaggagctggaGTGTGTGATTACCTTTACGAATACGAATACGCTGAGGAGTGTGGACGAAGGGCGCGCGAATCCCGCCAAGGCGtacgcgcagcggcgcgtcgtctcGCATGCATTTTCGAGCACGAGCCAGgccaaggtcgacgaggtggcCGGGCGCCTGGGCAAGGTGGGGTTTGCAACAGACACCGCGCATGGCACGACACTTGGACGTGGCGTGCCACCCCGGCGGCACCGCAAGTTTGCGTCACGGTCCGAGCAGTGGCCCGACCGCAAAAGCCGGCTGCCTGCATCGCATCCCCACGCGCGTCAAAAGTCGGTCGTGGAGCACCAGGTCGAGGACCTGAGCCGCGCGTTTCAGCTGCAGGAaaaggaggaggaggatgAAGAGGAAGCGCCGCCACCGGTGCCCGAGTCGCCGATGCCGGACACCTACGGCGTCGGACAgacggccggcgtcgactcggccctgcgcgactcgctcaCGTCCTGgtcgcgcgagcaggccgaTGTGCTGCCGCCCGCGCGCAAATTGCACCCCAGCCCCTTGTTCCCGGACCCCTATGCACTGCCAGACGGCCACGAGAAGCTCATCTGGGCCTTTGCGCAGTTTGGCGGGACCATGGAGCTCGACCGCGCACTGGTGCGCCCGGCTGACTTTgaccagctgcgcctgcgcctctcgCGGGGCGAGCTTGCtccgagcacgccgcagaCGCCAGCGACACCAGgcgacacgccgcggctcgtcggcggcggcgagctgggGTACGATaccgaggtcgaggccggCTCGCTCGAGTTCGAGACGGGCTACTCGGACACGGACCTCAAGGCGGAGCACACGCCGTCGGTTGCCGCGCTCACCGCGCTCCTCTTTCGGTATGCGCGGTCGCCCACGCCGCAGAGTGGCGCtagtcgcgcgccgcatacgccgcggcacatgcgcagcggctcgaCGCTGTCTGATatgcgtgcgcgtgcgctcttttcgcggACACTGCCGACATACTCGACGCCGCCAACGATCCTCGGCATCGACATGGTCCTCGCGCCTGGCGAGTCGCGGTCGT TCACCTTTCGCCTGCGCATTCCGCCCGACCTTCCGCCGTCGTTCCAcgggcacgcggcgcacttTGACTACTACATGACTGTCGGCACGAACCGCATCGATGGTGCTCTGCCCGGGACGCAGCAGTCGCGCCTCTTGCATGTCCCGATCCGTGTCTATAACCACGTCGGCCCGTctggcgccgcggcgtgttTCGACCTGCTGAATCCGATCGTCTCGCTGCAGCCCGAAGCCGAGGTCGCGTACGCGGATGCAGATGACCTGAGCGAGCGCGAAAAGACGGCCGCATTTGTGCGGCAGGTGCTCGATGGCGAcgcggcatcggcgacggcgctaCGCGGTGATACTATGGAGCACAGGTGCATGGACACGGTCAATgacctcgcgcgcaccgccggaaagg TTTCGTACGATATCGCCAAGGACGGGCATGTGGCCGCAGTGCTGACCctcgctcgtgcacgcTACCGCCTCGGAGATgccgtgcaggcgctggtgcgcatGAACCTGCCCGGGGcacgcgtgcgcatcgtgcgcctcgccgcttCGCTCGAGTCGCACGAGGAGATCGATGCGAGTCTCGCGCTGCTTCCcggccagcgcacgcaAAAGCAGACGCGCCAGGTCTATGCGACCCACCACGAGTCGACGCTCGATACGCGCCAAACGAGCATTGTGCTCACGATTCCCtctggcgcgacgccggaatttgcgacgagcggcgtgaAGCTCAAGTGGACGCTGCGTGTGTCGCTCTTGACGCAGAccagcgcgctgcagagTGATCAGGGCTCGGTCGGCAtcgcgccggtgccgcacTGGGcgcccgagagcgacgcgtacgccgcCTTTCACACGGCGTtccagcgcacgccggcgcttgcgggggtcgtgcaggacgacgagaagcgcgtcgcgaccAAGCTCGAGATTGTCGAGTGCTCGGTGCCGATTGGCGTCTTGCCGAATAGCTCCAAGAGCCGGACGGTGCCGATCGAGTTGTACGCATAG